A genomic window from Acinetobacter chinensis includes:
- a CDS encoding lytic murein transglycosylase — protein sequence MSRLSLLCGSLFVLISQTHAELVINGQPAVLTPSMASSTGFAPQNSFQGCLARLRSQAISSGVSGSTYDRYTQNLTPDYSVISKLDYQPEFYTPIWDYLSGLVDDERVEKGRQMLAQHRDVLNRVAAVYGVPAETVVAVWGVESNFGDISGKYPLLQALGTLSCEGRRQNYFRGEFFATMRILQRGDLREEQLKGSWAGAFGHTQFMPSTYEELAVDFDGDGRRDLVSSTSDALASTANFLKKRGWQTGMPWGFEVKIPDSASVSGESRRNKKSLSSWVNRGFTRVDGTPVIQGNLSESSQAGLMMPAGANGPAFLVFKNFDAIYAYNAAESYALAIAHLSDRLQGKGAFQTAWPTEDAGTSRAERREIQNYLLKKGYAIGDADGLIGDKTRQAIQQEQNKLGLNPTGRAGQQILKAFRNENAKLMMQ from the coding sequence ATGTCTCGTTTGTCTTTGTTGTGTGGTTCTCTTTTTGTTCTTATATCTCAGACTCATGCTGAGCTGGTGATTAATGGTCAGCCTGCAGTTTTAACGCCTTCAATGGCATCTTCCACGGGTTTCGCACCTCAGAATAGCTTCCAGGGTTGTCTTGCAAGGTTACGCTCACAGGCAATTTCTTCAGGTGTGAGTGGTTCAACCTACGATCGTTATACGCAAAATTTGACACCTGATTATTCAGTGATCAGCAAACTTGACTATCAGCCTGAATTTTATACACCGATCTGGGATTATCTCTCAGGTCTGGTTGATGATGAACGTGTAGAAAAAGGGCGTCAGATGTTAGCGCAACATCGTGATGTGCTCAATCGTGTCGCAGCTGTTTATGGTGTACCTGCTGAAACTGTAGTCGCAGTGTGGGGTGTGGAAAGTAATTTTGGTGATATTTCAGGTAAATATCCATTGCTTCAGGCATTGGGTACATTAAGTTGTGAAGGGCGTCGTCAAAATTATTTCCGTGGAGAATTTTTTGCCACTATGCGTATTTTACAGCGTGGTGATTTACGTGAAGAACAGCTGAAAGGTTCATGGGCAGGGGCGTTTGGTCATACTCAGTTTATGCCGTCGACTTATGAAGAGTTAGCGGTGGATTTTGATGGTGATGGTCGCCGTGATCTGGTTTCGAGTACTTCCGATGCTTTAGCTTCAACAGCCAACTTCCTAAAAAAACGCGGTTGGCAGACAGGTATGCCTTGGGGTTTTGAAGTCAAAATTCCTGATAGTGCTTCAGTCAGTGGCGAAAGTCGTCGTAATAAAAAATCTTTAAGTTCATGGGTAAATCGTGGTTTTACCCGTGTGGATGGCACACCGGTCATTCAGGGTAATTTATCTGAAAGTTCACAGGCAGGTCTGATGATGCCAGCAGGGGCAAATGGTCCTGCATTTTTAGTCTTTAAAAATTTTGATGCAATTTATGCCTATAACGCTGCTGAAAGTTATGCTTTAGCGATTGCACATTTATCTGATCGTTTACAGGGTAAAGGTGCTTTTCAGACGGCTTGGCCAACAGAAGATGCAGGAACATCCCGTGCCGAGCGTCGTGAAATTCAAAATTATTTATTGAAAAAAGGTTATGCGATTGGTGATGCAGATGGTTTGATTGGAGATAAAACCCGTCAGGCGATTCAGCAGGAACAGAATAAACTGGGACTGAATCCAACAGGTCGGGCAGGGCAGCAGATTTTAAAGGCATTCAGAAATGAAAATGCCAAACTGATGATGCAGTAA
- a CDS encoding 5-(carboxyamino)imidazole ribonucleotide synthase: protein MDKTIGIFGGGQLGRMMAQAALPLNIQCTFFEASQDCPSAALGQVFSTKAENSLQDFIASADVFSLEFENTPLIDVDVLTKQKDLHPPRQALAIAQHRLSEKALFDELAIPVAPYKAVTSLDELKSAVEQLGLPIVLKTSRGGYDGKGQFVLRTADQIDQAWAELGPAGELIAESFVTFSREVSIIAVRGADGDVKTWPLAENHHHNGILSHSIVPAPNSTDLQPVAQDYITRLLNHLNYVGVLTLELFVTEKGLYANEMAPRVHNSGHWSIEGAICSQFENHIRAVAGLPLGSTEVVRPTVMVNIIGQYPKSEDVLALKGAHMHLYNKTEREGRKIGHITLMPNDSAELTTLCRQLAKILPNPLALSEDMSI from the coding sequence ATGGATAAAACCATCGGGATTTTTGGTGGTGGTCAATTGGGTCGAATGATGGCGCAAGCTGCATTACCCCTTAATATTCAATGCACCTTTTTTGAAGCCAGCCAGGATTGTCCATCTGCTGCATTAGGTCAGGTATTTTCAACCAAAGCGGAAAATAGCTTGCAGGATTTTATTGCCAGTGCAGATGTATTCAGCCTTGAGTTTGAAAATACGCCGTTGATCGATGTCGATGTTTTGACCAAACAAAAAGATTTGCATCCGCCACGTCAGGCTTTGGCGATTGCACAGCATCGTTTATCTGAAAAAGCACTGTTTGATGAGCTTGCGATCCCTGTTGCACCGTATAAAGCGGTGACTTCACTTGATGAATTAAAATCAGCCGTTGAACAGCTCGGCTTACCGATTGTCCTGAAAACCTCACGTGGTGGTTATGATGGCAAAGGTCAGTTTGTATTGCGTACAGCTGATCAAATTGATCAAGCGTGGGCTGAACTTGGCCCTGCAGGTGAATTGATTGCAGAAAGTTTTGTGACTTTCTCACGTGAAGTATCAATCATTGCAGTACGTGGTGCTGATGGTGATGTGAAAACCTGGCCTTTGGCTGAAAATCATCATCACAATGGTATCTTGTCGCACTCGATTGTACCTGCGCCAAACAGCACAGATTTACAGCCTGTGGCACAGGATTACATCACTCGTTTGTTGAATCACTTAAACTATGTGGGCGTACTCACACTTGAGTTATTCGTAACGGAAAAAGGCTTATATGCCAATGAGATGGCACCACGTGTGCATAACTCAGGGCATTGGTCGATTGAAGGTGCGATCTGTTCACAGTTTGAAAATCACATCCGTGCAGTTGCAGGTTTACCCCTCGGTTCAACTGAAGTGGTTCGCCCAACGGTGATGGTGAATATCATTGGTCAGTATCCGAAATCTGAAGATGTTCTTGCGTTAAAAGGCGCTCACATGCACCTTTACAACAAAACTGAACGTGAAGGTCGTAAGATTGGTCATATTACTTTAATGCCAAATGATTCTGCGGAATTGACGACTTTATGCCGTCAATTGGCGAAGATTCTACCGAATCCATTGGCGTTAAGCGAAGATATGAGCATCTAA
- the purE gene encoding 5-(carboxyamino)imidazole ribonucleotide mutase has translation MNAAAVQDAPLVGIIMGSQSDWATLENTANMLKQLGVPFEAEVVSAHRTPDRLFEYAETARERGIQVIIAGAGGAAHLPGMCAAKTDLPVLGVPVKSSILNGVDSLLSIVQMPAGIAVGTLAIGPAGATNAAIMAAQILGLTRPEIAKNVAEFRAAQTDKVASKNIPGQI, from the coding sequence ATGAATGCGGCCGCTGTACAAGACGCTCCTTTAGTTGGAATTATTATGGGTTCTCAATCTGATTGGGCGACTCTCGAAAACACTGCCAATATGCTGAAACAGCTTGGTGTCCCTTTTGAAGCCGAAGTTGTTTCTGCGCATCGTACGCCAGACCGCTTATTTGAATATGCTGAAACTGCACGTGAACGTGGTATTCAGGTGATTATTGCAGGTGCAGGTGGTGCGGCGCATTTACCGGGCATGTGTGCGGCAAAAACTGATCTTCCTGTACTCGGTGTTCCAGTTAAATCTTCTATTTTGAACGGCGTGGATTCATTGCTTTCAATCGTGCAAATGCCTGCAGGTATTGCGGTTGGGACACTGGCGATTGGCCCTGCGGGTGCGACCAATGCGGCAATTATGGCAGCGCAGATTTTAGGTCTGACACGTCCAGAAATTGCAAAAAATGTTGCTGAATTCCGTGCTGCGCAAACTGATAAAGTTGCAAGCAAAAATATTCCGGGTCAAATTTAA
- a CDS encoding DMT family protein, producing MALSLPLLLLIISNCFMTLAWYGHLKFLPHDAPLWKAILLSWVIALLEYSFMIPATRLLATHGWSMGQMKITQEVVTLLVFVPFMILLFKQPFKLDYVWAGLCLMGCVYFVFRSQ from the coding sequence ATGGCTTTATCTCTTCCGCTTTTACTCCTCATTATCTCCAACTGTTTTATGACATTGGCATGGTACGGTCATTTAAAATTTTTACCGCATGATGCGCCTTTGTGGAAAGCCATTTTACTGAGCTGGGTCATTGCTCTGCTCGAATACAGTTTTATGATTCCCGCGACCCGTTTACTGGCGACACATGGCTGGTCAATGGGACAGATGAAAATTACCCAGGAAGTGGTGACTTTACTGGTTTTTGTCCCGTTTATGATTTTACTGTTCAAACAACCGTTTAAACTGGATTATGTGTGGGCAGGTTTATGTCTGATGGGCTGTGTCTATTTTGTATTTAGAAGTCAGTAA
- the mpl gene encoding UDP-N-acetylmuramate:L-alanyl-gamma-D-glutamyl-meso-diaminopimelate ligase, which yields MHLHILGICGTFMGSLALLARDLGHKVTGSDANVYPPMSTQLENAGITLMQGYDRSHLQPHPDLVIVGNAMKRGIDAVEYMLNEGLPYISGPQFLADHVLQGKHVLGVAGTHGKTTTTTMLAWVLDQAGLNPGFLIGGVPLGFSESARLGGGKYFCVEADEYDSAFFDKRSKFVHYHPKTAILNNLEFDHADIFDDLAAIQKQFHHLVRTIPSEGRIIAPITETNIDEVLEMGCWTPVVRTGLEAHEKASLSAEQLSADGSHFKVLQHGVVKGVVKWTMTGQHSVANALATIAAAEHVGVSIETACEALSNFGGVKRRMELLDTVNGIEVYDDFAHHPTAIDTTLEGARKRLGERKLWAIIEPRSNTMRMGSHKDGLAHSARLANEVIWYQPEGLDWDLQPVIDAAPNKAVVARTLDDIIQTVVAEAGEGDAVVIMSNGGFGGLHQKLLTALRAR from the coding sequence ATGCATCTGCATATCTTGGGTATCTGTGGCACCTTTATGGGTTCTTTGGCGTTACTGGCGCGTGATTTAGGGCATAAGGTGACAGGTTCAGATGCAAACGTGTATCCACCTATGTCGACTCAATTGGAAAATGCAGGCATTACCTTAATGCAAGGCTATGACCGTAGCCATTTACAACCACATCCAGACCTCGTGATAGTGGGTAATGCCATGAAACGTGGTATTGATGCTGTGGAATATATGCTGAATGAAGGCTTACCGTATATTTCAGGACCACAGTTCCTTGCCGATCATGTCTTACAAGGCAAGCACGTTTTAGGCGTTGCAGGTACTCATGGTAAAACCACAACCACGACCATGCTGGCGTGGGTATTGGATCAAGCAGGTTTAAATCCAGGCTTCTTGATCGGTGGTGTACCTTTAGGTTTCAGTGAAAGCGCACGTCTAGGTGGCGGTAAATACTTCTGTGTAGAAGCAGACGAGTACGATTCAGCGTTCTTTGATAAACGTTCCAAGTTCGTACATTACCATCCTAAAACAGCAATTTTAAATAATTTAGAATTTGACCACGCTGATATTTTCGATGACTTAGCAGCGATCCAGAAACAATTCCATCATCTCGTCCGCACCATTCCAAGTGAAGGTCGTATCATCGCACCGATCACTGAAACCAATATTGATGAAGTACTGGAAATGGGCTGTTGGACACCTGTGGTTCGTACAGGGCTGGAAGCGCATGAAAAAGCATCTTTATCCGCAGAACAACTCTCTGCCGATGGTTCACATTTCAAAGTGCTTCAACACGGCGTTGTGAAAGGCGTCGTTAAATGGACAATGACAGGGCAACACAGCGTTGCCAATGCTCTGGCAACCATTGCAGCTGCTGAACATGTCGGTGTGTCGATTGAAACGGCATGTGAAGCTTTGTCGAATTTTGGCGGTGTAAAACGCCGTATGGAACTTCTGGATACTGTCAATGGTATCGAAGTTTATGATGACTTTGCACATCACCCAACCGCGATTGATACCACACTTGAGGGCGCACGTAAGCGTTTAGGTGAGCGTAAACTGTGGGCAATCATTGAGCCACGTTCAAATACCATGCGTATGGGTTCACACAAAGATGGTCTGGCTCATTCAGCACGTTTAGCTAATGAAGTGATCTGGTATCAGCCGGAAGGTTTGGACTGGGATCTGCAACCTGTGATTGATGCTGCACCGAATAAAGCGGTGGTTGCACGTACTTTGGATGACATTATTCAAACTGTGGTTGCAGAAGCAGGCGAGGGCGATGCTGTGGTGATCATGTCAAATGGTGGTTTTGGTGGCTTACATCAAAAATTGCTTACTGCGTTAAGAGCCAGATAA
- a CDS encoding BLUF domain-containing protein gives MLIRLCYASTRVERETNLLEDLSDILSTARQFNQEHQIYGVLYYAEGTFFQCLEGHKTVLEALYERILNDPRHENVQRFSDQSLEQPCFSKWSMKYVNDFTKISRFFAKLGLDKFQPDQLDEQQVQDFVSLLLKIKN, from the coding sequence ATGTTGATCAGGCTTTGCTATGCAAGTACACGCGTAGAACGAGAGACTAATTTACTGGAAGATTTAAGTGATATTTTATCTACAGCCCGACAGTTTAATCAGGAGCATCAGATATATGGTGTGCTGTACTATGCTGAAGGAACTTTTTTTCAGTGCCTGGAGGGGCATAAAACTGTTTTAGAAGCTTTGTATGAACGTATCTTAAATGATCCAAGACATGAAAACGTACAGCGTTTCTCAGATCAGTCCCTTGAACAGCCCTGTTTTTCAAAATGGTCGATGAAATATGTAAATGATTTTACAAAAATTTCCCGTTTTTTTGCAAAATTAGGTTTAGATAAATTCCAGCCTGATCAACTGGATGAGCAACAGGTTCAGGATTTTGTCAGTTTGTTATTGAAAATAAAAAATTAA
- a CDS encoding GNAT family N-acetyltransferase, which translates to MQFQHVDNQHKGEFYLDNEQGKRIAEISYVWSDAQKIIADHTWVDDSLRGQGVARQLLDTLVDFAREKNLKIVPTCSYVDVMFRREQSFADVAA; encoded by the coding sequence ATGCAGTTCCAGCATGTAGATAATCAACACAAAGGCGAATTTTATCTGGATAATGAACAAGGCAAACGTATTGCTGAGATCAGTTATGTGTGGAGTGATGCACAAAAAATTATTGCCGATCATACCTGGGTGGATGATTCTTTACGTGGTCAGGGCGTAGCACGTCAATTACTGGATACTTTGGTTGATTTCGCCCGTGAAAAGAATTTAAAAATTGTACCGACCTGTTCTTATGTCGATGTGATGTTCCGCCGTGAGCAAAGCTTTGCGGATGTTGCTGCATAA
- a CDS encoding GNAT family N-acetyltransferase gives MKIQHSDNSKKGEFYLESETGQRLAEMAYTWAGETMLIIDHTTVEDELRGQGAGRKLLDQVVAMARQKNIKIIPLCPFAKSVFDKDPSIRDVLKS, from the coding sequence ATGAAAATTCAGCATTCAGATAATTCAAAAAAAGGTGAGTTTTACCTGGAAAGTGAGACTGGTCAGCGGCTGGCTGAAATGGCTTATACATGGGCAGGTGAAACCATGCTGATCATTGACCATACCACTGTTGAAGATGAACTGCGTGGGCAAGGTGCGGGGCGTAAATTACTGGATCAGGTGGTTGCTATGGCACGTCAGAAAAATATTAAAATTATTCCATTATGTCCTTTTGCAAAGTCTGTCTTTGATAAAGATCCTTCAATTCGGGATGTTTTGAAATCTTAA
- a CDS encoding TerC family protein, with amino-acid sequence MESIGNPWLYLAFFAIVAVMLLIDFLGFKQKEGQEVKVRTAAYWSIAWVTVATLFGSGLWLYLQQTAGVTIANTKTMEYFAGYLLEKSLAIDNVFVWMMIFSAFAISPALQRKLLLYGVLGAIVLRTIFIFIGAWFVQEFSWILYIFGAFLVYTGFKFLKGQEEEDTNIEDMAILKWLRKHMRITPNLEGGKFFVRQNGVLWATPLFLVLILVEASDVIFAVDSIPAIFAVTTDPFIVLTANLMAILGLRAMFFLLSGAATKMHYLPYGLGAILVFIGFKMLMLDVFHMPIWISLGFIVITLAITAVLSIRHSKKYNENTL; translated from the coding sequence ATGGAATCCATTGGTAATCCATGGCTCTATCTGGCTTTTTTTGCCATAGTTGCCGTCATGCTTTTAATCGACTTTCTTGGTTTTAAACAAAAAGAAGGACAGGAAGTCAAAGTCAGAACCGCAGCCTACTGGAGTATTGCCTGGGTTACAGTCGCAACCTTATTTGGTAGCGGTTTGTGGCTCTATCTTCAGCAGACCGCCGGCGTTACCATCGCAAATACCAAAACCATGGAATATTTTGCCGGTTATTTACTCGAAAAATCCCTCGCAATTGATAACGTATTCGTGTGGATGATGATCTTTTCAGCATTCGCCATTTCACCTGCGTTACAGCGTAAATTATTACTTTATGGCGTACTCGGTGCGATTGTTTTACGGACCATCTTTATCTTTATTGGTGCCTGGTTTGTTCAGGAGTTTTCCTGGATTCTTTATATCTTCGGCGCATTTCTGGTCTATACAGGCTTCAAATTCCTGAAAGGACAGGAAGAGGAAGATACCAATATTGAAGATATGGCGATTTTAAAATGGTTACGTAAACACATGCGGATTACGCCAAATCTTGAAGGTGGTAAATTCTTTGTCCGCCAGAATGGTGTCCTCTGGGCGACTCCGTTATTTCTTGTACTGATTCTGGTTGAAGCTTCAGATGTGATCTTTGCAGTCGATTCCATTCCTGCAATTTTCGCCGTGACCACGGACCCATTCATTGTTCTGACAGCAAACCTGATGGCAATTCTGGGTTTACGTGCCATGTTCTTCCTGCTGTCTGGTGCAGCGACAAAAATGCATTATCTACCTTATGGTTTAGGTGCCATTCTGGTCTTCATCGGCTTTAAAATGTTAATGCTTGATGTCTTCCATATGCCGATCTGGATTTCACTGGGCTTTATTGTGATTACCCTGGCGATTACCGCTGTGCTGTCAATTCGTCACAGTAAAAAATACAATGAAAATACGCTGTAA
- a CDS encoding nucleotidyltransferase family protein, with product MESSSAESGLNPHTENIRAAQLQILLTQHFPTCHWDVVNQALVHTWYRTSEGKCIQPYRSVSDAVSAWPETATAVAVQLISDDQMHIVAPLGLQDLFELKLRWNSKMVAHHVFLQRLQQKQWLNIWNRLEIVQ from the coding sequence GTGGAATCTTCTTCAGCAGAATCAGGACTTAATCCGCATACTGAAAATATCAGAGCTGCACAGCTGCAGATTCTGCTGACACAGCATTTTCCAACCTGTCACTGGGATGTGGTCAATCAGGCACTGGTGCATACATGGTACAGAACATCAGAAGGGAAATGCATACAGCCGTATCGCTCTGTATCGGATGCTGTATCGGCATGGCCTGAAACAGCGACTGCTGTCGCAGTGCAGCTGATCTCTGATGATCAGATGCATATCGTTGCTCCACTGGGCTTGCAGGATCTGTTTGAATTGAAGCTGCGATGGAACAGTAAAATGGTCGCGCATCATGTGTTTTTACAGCGGTTGCAGCAGAAACAGTGGTTGAATATATGGAACAGGCTGGAGATCGTGCAATAA
- a CDS encoding glutathionylspermidine synthase family protein, whose translation MERKLFQPRPDWQQQHENIGFDYYSLPSQDGSVYWSEGVAYEFSLKQIEQLEDASNELHQMCMQVAGDMIQQGNYPDYFQIPQAAIALIEHSWHNHAPMLYGRFDFAYDGRNLKMLEYNADTPTGLLEASVAQWHWIEQIKNIPNRDQFNSIHEDLIKRWKTIIPPGSQIHFAACQEAGREDWGNLEYLMDTAFQAGHKVSELSMENIGWDGQHFVDLNEKQIDHLFKLYPWEWIWEENFSQYLKPETRWIEPCWKMLLSNKAILVELWKKFPNHPLLLESHAYLDHMQLQGKWVKKPILAREGANIRVLKDGTDMGAASGSFHFDDYDKHGYIVQKWVDTPLFDRQLPTLGLWMVGHSCSGMSIREDRYDIIGNDAHFAAHYFVE comes from the coding sequence ATGGAACGAAAATTATTTCAGCCACGCCCCGACTGGCAGCAGCAGCATGAAAATATCGGTTTTGATTATTACAGCCTGCCTTCCCAGGATGGTTCTGTTTACTGGTCAGAAGGGGTCGCTTACGAATTCAGCTTAAAACAGATTGAACAGCTGGAAGATGCTTCCAATGAACTGCATCAGATGTGTATGCAGGTTGCAGGGGACATGATTCAACAGGGAAATTATCCTGATTATTTTCAGATTCCGCAGGCAGCCATTGCGCTGATTGAACACTCATGGCATAACCATGCCCCGATGCTCTATGGTCGTTTTGATTTTGCCTACGACGGCAGAAATCTCAAAATGCTTGAATACAATGCTGACACCCCGACAGGTCTGCTTGAAGCCTCGGTGGCGCAGTGGCACTGGATTGAACAGATCAAGAACATTCCAAACCGTGATCAGTTCAACAGCATTCATGAAGACCTGATCAAACGTTGGAAAACCATCATTCCGCCAGGTTCACAGATTCATTTTGCAGCATGTCAGGAAGCGGGCAGGGAAGACTGGGGGAATCTTGAGTATCTGATGGATACTGCCTTCCAGGCAGGACACAAAGTCTCTGAATTATCCATGGAAAATATCGGATGGGATGGACAGCATTTTGTAGATCTGAATGAAAAACAGATCGATCATCTGTTTAAACTTTATCCCTGGGAGTGGATCTGGGAGGAAAATTTTTCTCAGTATTTAAAGCCTGAAACCCGCTGGATTGAACCTTGCTGGAAAATGCTGCTGTCCAATAAAGCCATTCTGGTCGAACTGTGGAAGAAATTTCCCAATCATCCTTTATTGCTCGAATCACACGCTTATCTGGATCATATGCAGTTACAGGGCAAATGGGTCAAAAAACCCATCCTGGCACGGGAAGGAGCGAATATTCGGGTACTCAAAGATGGCACAGATATGGGAGCAGCATCGGGCAGTTTCCACTTTGATGATTATGATAAACACGGCTACATTGTACAGAAATGGGTAGATACCCCCTTATTTGACCGACAGTTACCCACACTGGGTTTATGGATGGTCGGACACAGCTGTTCAGGCATGTCCATTCGTGAAGACCGTTATGACATCATTGGCAACGATGCACATTTTGCTGCGCATTACTTTGTGGAATAG
- a CDS encoding GNAT family N-acetyltransferase, with the protein MLKTERLILRQWEKSDYLPFIKMSLDPDVMKYLPGLLTEEESLHIIKTVKKIIDNNGWGIWAVELKENHRFIGFIGLHEQPAQFDFSPCIEIAWRLSKEHWGNGYATEGAKAVLDYAFHTLNFDKIVSFTASVNIASEAIMKKLDMTKVKEFTHPEFSSNPYAAKHVLYEINHPRLKKPT; encoded by the coding sequence ATGCTGAAAACTGAACGATTAATACTCAGACAATGGGAAAAAAGTGATTATCTACCTTTTATAAAGATGAGCCTTGATCCTGATGTCATGAAATATCTTCCAGGGCTGCTGACAGAAGAAGAAAGTCTCCATATCATCAAAACAGTTAAAAAAATAATAGATAATAATGGCTGGGGAATCTGGGCTGTTGAATTAAAAGAAAATCACAGATTTATCGGTTTTATAGGTTTACATGAACAACCTGCTCAGTTTGATTTTTCACCCTGTATTGAAATCGCCTGGCGTTTATCCAAAGAACACTGGGGAAATGGCTATGCAACAGAAGGAGCAAAAGCTGTACTGGATTATGCTTTTCATACCTTAAATTTCGATAAAATCGTTTCATTTACTGCATCAGTAAATATTGCTTCTGAAGCAATTATGAAAAAATTAGATATGACTAAAGTCAAAGAATTTACGCATCCTGAATTTTCTTCAAATCCATATGCAGCAAAACATGTTTTATATGAAATCAATCATCCCAGATTAAAAAAGCCGACATAA
- the guaD gene encoding guanine deaminase yields MSPDTQRTVVRGRFLDIAQTVTDPSLIADQIRLTEDGLLISENGKITWFGSWRDGQSQLTDEDHIEYYPEQLIVPGFIDTHIHFPQAEMVGAYGEQLLEWLNTYTFPTEMQFSDKEYASQIAQFFVQELLKNGTTTALVFCTVHPESVDALFEAAEQHQMRLIAGKVMMDRHAPDALTDTAESAYQDSKALIEKWHGKERNLYAITPRFAPTSTEEQLTRAGQLKAEYPDVYVHTHLSENHNEIAWVKELFPEQKGYLDVYHHYGLTGERSVFAHCVHLEEHEWDCMHTTDSAIAFCPTSNLFLGSGLFPLKQTWDRQVKVGLGTDIGAGTSFCQLQTLNEAYKVQQLQGDRLSAFESLYHATLGGARALSLDHQLGNFNPGKEADFVVLNLKPTALQQLRQQRARNIEDALFALFTMGDDRNIQATYIYGNKAYEQSIT; encoded by the coding sequence ATGTCTCCCGATACACAAAGAACAGTTGTTCGTGGTCGTTTTCTTGATATAGCTCAGACAGTGACGGATCCATCTCTGATCGCTGATCAGATCCGCCTGACTGAAGATGGTCTGCTCATCAGTGAAAATGGAAAAATCACATGGTTCGGCTCATGGCGGGACGGGCAGTCACAACTGACAGATGAAGATCATATTGAATACTATCCTGAGCAGCTGATCGTGCCTGGTTTTATTGATACGCATATTCATTTTCCTCAGGCTGAAATGGTCGGGGCTTATGGCGAACAGTTGCTGGAATGGTTAAATACGTATACGTTCCCAACGGAAATGCAGTTTTCAGACAAAGAATATGCCAGCCAGATCGCACAGTTTTTTGTACAGGAACTGCTGAAAAATGGAACCACCACGGCGCTGGTGTTCTGCACCGTTCACCCCGAATCTGTCGATGCACTGTTTGAAGCCGCAGAACAGCATCAGATGCGCCTGATTGCAGGTAAAGTCATGATGGACCGTCATGCACCCGATGCACTGACAGATACCGCAGAAAGCGCATACCAGGATTCTAAAGCACTGATTGAGAAATGGCATGGCAAAGAGCGGAATCTTTATGCCATTACCCCGCGTTTTGCTCCAACTTCAACAGAAGAGCAACTGACACGGGCAGGGCAGTTAAAAGCAGAATACCCAGATGTTTATGTACATACTCATTTAAGTGAAAACCATAATGAAATTGCCTGGGTGAAAGAGCTGTTTCCTGAACAGAAGGGTTATCTGGATGTCTATCATCACTATGGACTGACAGGTGAGCGTTCGGTGTTCGCACATTGTGTGCATCTTGAAGAACACGAATGGGACTGTATGCATACAACCGATTCTGCGATAGCTTTCTGTCCGACCTCCAACCTGTTTTTAGGCAGCGGTTTATTTCCTCTGAAACAAACATGGGACAGACAGGTCAAAGTCGGACTGGGAACTGATATCGGGGCAGGCACCTCATTCTGTCAGTTACAGACACTCAATGAAGCCTATAAAGTACAACAGTTACAGGGAGACCGACTGTCTGCCTTTGAATCGCTCTATCATGCGACACTTGGGGGTGCCAGAGCGCTGTCCCTGGATCATCAGCTGGGTAACTTCAATCCCGGCAAAGAAGCTGATTTTGTGGTGCTGAATCTGAAACCGACTGCCCTTCAGCAACTGCGTCAGCAACGCGCCAGAAATATTGAAGATGCCCTGTTTGCCCTGTTTACCATGGGTGATGACCGTAATATTCAGGCGACTTATATTTATGGAAATAAAGCCTATGAGCAATCCATCACATAA